Proteins encoded together in one Meles meles chromosome 7, mMelMel3.1 paternal haplotype, whole genome shotgun sequence window:
- the LOC123947211 gene encoding olfactory receptor 8S1-like, producing MAMKNYSAISEFILLGLSTDPQIRDIFFMLFLLIYLFTLMGNFLMLLVIRADSHLHMPMYFFLRQLSFLDLCHSSVTVPKMLENLLSESKTIFLESCLAQAFFVFATGGTEACLLAVMAYDRYVAITSPLLYGQVMSNQLCVGMVWGSWGLAFADALINILFAVNLDYCEDQTIPHFSCELSSLFPLSCSDTSTNFTLLLCSSVLHFFGTFIMIVSSYVRIVSTILSISSTSGRGKAFSTCSSHLTTVTLFYSSGFLSYLLPTSGSPLETIFSLQYSVVTPMLNPLIYSLQNKEVKTALGRMFRKYFHSFM from the coding sequence ATGGCAATGAAAAACTACAGTGCTATCAGTGAGTTCATTCTCCTTGGACTATCTACTGACCCCCAAATTCGGGACATATTCTTCATGCTATTCCTTCTGATTTATCTCTTCACTCTGATGGGAAATTTCTTGATGCTGCTGGTGATTAGGGCTGATTCCCACCTCCACATGCCCATGTACTTCTTTTTGAGACAGCTCTCCTTCCTGGACCTCTGCCACTCATCTGTCACAGTCCCCAAGATGCTGGAGAATCTACTTTCTGAAAGCAAAACCATCTTTTTAGAGAGCTGTCTGGCTCAGGCCTTCTTTGTGTTTGCCACTGGAGGTACTGAGGCCTGTCTGCTGgctgtgatggcctatgaccgctatgtagCCATCACCTCCCCTCTGCTCTATGGCCAGGTGATGAGCAACCAGCTCTGTGTTGGGATGGTGTGGGGTTCCTGGGGCCTGGCCTTTGCTGATGCTCTCATCAATATCCTCTTTGCTGTCAATTTAGACTATTGTGAGGACCAGACTATTCCTCACTTCAGCTGTGAgctgtcttctctcttccctctgtcttGCTCTGATACTTCCACCAACTTCACACTCCTGCTCTGCTCCTCTGTCCTACATTTCTTTGGAACCTTCATCATGATTGTTTCCTCCTATGTCCGAATTGTCTCCACCATCCTGAGCATTAGCTCTACCTCAGGCAGAGGCAAGGCCTTCTCTACCTGCTCCTCCCACCTCACTACTGTGACCTTGTTCTATAGCTCAGGTTTCCTCAGCTACCTGTTGCCAACTTCAGGCTCCCCTCTGGAGACGATATTCTCCTTACAGTACAGTGTGGTCACTCCCATGCTAAATCCCCTCATTTATAGCCTGCAGAACAAGGAGGTGAAGACAGCATTGGGAAGaatgttcagaaaatattttcattctttcatgtAA